The Asticcacaulis excentricus CB 48 genome includes a window with the following:
- a CDS encoding HU family DNA-binding protein yields the protein MNTSDLIDKIATEHGVTKVAAKAIVDTVFGSIVEAAVLGQEVNLPSFGKFKVQDKPAREGRNPSTGATIQIAASKKLVFQPGKALKDRLNA from the coding sequence ATGAACACCTCTGACCTCATTGACAAAATCGCAACGGAACACGGCGTGACCAAAGTGGCGGCCAAGGCCATCGTTGACACGGTCTTTGGCAGCATCGTGGAAGCGGCGGTCCTGGGACAGGAAGTCAACCTTCCGAGCTTCGGCAAGTTCAAGGTTCAGGATAAGCCCGCACGCGAAGGTCGAAACCCTTCGACCGGTGCCACCATCCAGATCGCTGCTTCGAAAAAGCTGGTCTTCCAGCCGGGCAAGGCGCTCAAGGATCGCCTCAACGCGTAA
- a CDS encoding TauD/TfdA family dioxygenase, translated as MNVSVPTHAAAAPLAEITTAAAWRGDVLSKGDSWVYMLSEAQIAELEALGTRFVESDPDLRFVQKEEYPLTACADAVSEWGRDVDSGRGFVLVRGLRTHLYSDALSAAIYYILGLHMGDPIRQNEKGDLIDSVYATSDKTMADPTAKSSKVRDELVYHSDSSDIVALMCLRPALRGGASCLVSGAEIYNEILRRRPDLAPLLFETYHWDWRRQDKNAPADTYTSPIIDLTDGIFSMYAGSLYILTAQEYPGVPQLRPEQIEVLKLFDEIAYEPGMAIEMDFRPGDIQWLSNYAALHARQGYEDYPEPQRRRHLLRLWLSRQGDRPVIPGFGKNGVVQVRHKPRDGQTTDDLGFFRIKDAPVPRLLADHG; from the coding sequence ATGAATGTTTCCGTCCCGACCCACGCCGCTGCGGCGCCTTTGGCGGAGATCACGACCGCCGCCGCGTGGCGAGGTGATGTGCTCTCCAAAGGGGATAGCTGGGTCTATATGCTCTCCGAGGCCCAGATCGCCGAGCTTGAGGCACTGGGTACGCGCTTCGTCGAATCTGACCCGGATCTGCGTTTCGTACAGAAAGAAGAGTACCCTCTCACGGCCTGCGCCGATGCGGTGAGCGAATGGGGCCGGGACGTCGATTCTGGTCGCGGATTCGTGTTGGTGCGCGGCCTGCGCACCCATCTCTATTCCGATGCCCTATCGGCGGCCATCTACTACATTCTAGGCCTGCATATGGGCGATCCGATCCGCCAGAACGAAAAGGGTGACTTGATCGACTCTGTCTATGCCACATCAGACAAGACCATGGCTGACCCAACCGCAAAATCGTCAAAAGTACGTGACGAACTCGTATATCATTCGGATTCGTCGGATATCGTGGCCCTTATGTGCCTGCGACCAGCGCTCAGAGGGGGGGCGTCGTGCCTTGTCTCGGGGGCCGAAATTTACAACGAGATCCTGCGACGTCGTCCGGATCTGGCACCACTTCTTTTCGAGACCTATCACTGGGATTGGCGGCGTCAGGACAAGAATGCGCCAGCTGATACCTATACCTCTCCTATTATCGATCTGACGGATGGGATCTTCAGCATGTATGCGGGCTCGCTATACATTCTGACCGCGCAGGAATATCCCGGCGTGCCGCAACTGCGTCCGGAGCAGATCGAAGTGCTCAAACTGTTCGACGAGATCGCTTATGAGCCTGGCATGGCCATCGAGATGGATTTCCGCCCCGGCGATATACAGTGGTTGTCCAACTACGCCGCGCTGCACGCTCGTCAGGGCTACGAGGACTATCCAGAACCTCAGCGCAGGCGCCACCTCCTGCGGCTGTGGTTGAGCCGTCAGGGCGATCGTCCGGTCATACCGGGCTTCGGCAAGAATGGCGTCGTTCAGGTACGTCACAAGCCGCGCGACGGCCAAACCACGGACGATCTCGGATTCTTTCGCATCAAGGACGCACCCGTGCCGCGTTTGCTCGCCGACCACGGTTGA
- a CDS encoding NAD(P)-dependent oxidoreductase: protein MTFSIAFLGLGIMGAAMAQRLIDAGYALRVYNRNRSRSSTFKRHARIADSPREAADGAQIVISMVTDDDASRAVWMGPAGALVHLRPGTICLETSTLSPDWIREWAKAVTAAGGIPVDAPVTGTKSHAEAGQLVFVLGGDPDAIDALRPALTAMSRKIVHLGPTGSGSVFKLINNFMGGVQLATLAEAFAMIDRAGLDTELAIETLLDGSPGSPMVKMVSARVMADDYRPNFQVALQAKDMVYALQTAESLNVNLPTVKAALTTIQSVVGEGHGAEDIATVVRTARAQVAN from the coding sequence ATGACCTTCTCTATCGCCTTCCTAGGTCTCGGCATCATGGGCGCGGCCATGGCCCAGCGCCTTATCGATGCCGGATACGCCTTACGCGTGTACAACCGAAACCGGAGCCGTTCATCGACTTTCAAGCGCCACGCCCGTATTGCAGACAGCCCCCGCGAAGCCGCCGACGGTGCGCAGATTGTAATATCTATGGTGACAGACGACGACGCCTCCCGCGCAGTGTGGATGGGACCGGCGGGGGCATTGGTTCACCTGCGGCCGGGCACTATCTGTCTGGAAACCTCTACCCTGTCACCAGACTGGATCCGCGAATGGGCAAAAGCGGTGACGGCGGCCGGCGGCATACCTGTCGATGCGCCCGTGACCGGCACCAAATCCCATGCAGAGGCTGGTCAACTGGTCTTCGTCCTCGGTGGCGATCCCGATGCTATAGATGCGCTTCGCCCCGCACTCACGGCGATGAGCCGTAAGATTGTCCACCTGGGTCCGACGGGTAGCGGGTCGGTTTTCAAGCTGATCAATAACTTTATGGGAGGCGTACAACTGGCGACTTTGGCAGAAGCTTTCGCGATGATTGATCGCGCCGGACTCGATACCGAACTGGCGATTGAGACACTCCTCGACGGGTCACCCGGCAGTCCGATGGTCAAAATGGTCAGCGCGCGCGTGATGGCGGACGACTATCGCCCGAACTTCCAGGTGGCACTACAGGCCAAAGATATGGTGTATGCCCTCCAGACCGCTGAGAGCCTGAATGTTAACCTGCCTACGGTGAAGGCGGCGCTGACGACCATTCAATCGGTCGTGGGCGAAGGGCATGGCGCAGAGGATATCGCCACAGTCGTTCGGACGGCGCGGGCGCAGGTGGCAAATTAG
- a CDS encoding NADPH-dependent F420 reductase, translated as MKVSVIGSGNMGSALVKHLVAAGHDVLVVGRDEAKAQALAVAEGATAVSATGIASADIIINATAFADAVEALNRIPGIEGKIVVDISNPLTADYMGLTIGHETSAAEEIAKAVPGVTLVKAFNTLLAQVLAAGPKIGEATVPVFVATDDAHAKAKVTELATSMGFAVVDAGGLKNARYLEPLAGFNVFLAYGAGHGVAIAPSWLGVA; from the coding sequence ATGAAAGTCAGCGTCATCGGGTCGGGCAATATGGGTTCCGCCCTTGTCAAACATCTTGTGGCAGCCGGTCACGACGTCCTCGTCGTCGGGCGCGATGAGGCTAAGGCGCAGGCTCTGGCCGTTGCCGAAGGTGCAACCGCGGTTTCAGCCACAGGGATCGCGTCCGCCGATATCATTATCAACGCCACGGCATTTGCCGATGCCGTCGAAGCGCTTAATAGGATTCCCGGTATCGAGGGAAAGATCGTTGTCGATATCTCCAACCCTCTGACGGCCGACTATATGGGCCTGACAATCGGGCATGAAACATCGGCCGCCGAAGAGATCGCCAAGGCGGTGCCGGGAGTCACGCTCGTCAAGGCGTTCAATACGCTGTTGGCACAGGTGCTGGCGGCAGGGCCGAAGATCGGTGAGGCAACAGTGCCGGTTTTTGTCGCGACGGACGATGCACACGCCAAGGCGAAGGTGACAGAACTGGCCACGTCGATGGGCTTTGCCGTTGTGGACGCGGGCGGATTGAAAAATGCGCGCTATCTTGAACCTCTCGCCGGCTTCAATGTCTTCCTAGCCTATGGGGCTGGCCATGGGGTCGCGATCGCACCGAGCTGGCTGGGTGTCGCCTGA
- a CDS encoding VOC family protein: MTYPNTLIFVDLTSDDPEATGQFYAEVFGWTNEGRPAGVYHRLVPGENFKNKDGSQSQIGNLHIGIFNANNARPYPTPEGAGPKPLSRGTHKARIWVLVSDDDTPERILEAATARGATIIWKNHYWHEFNGYNYAFEDPWGNEIILWGKAGENPQIPDNYTRE; encoded by the coding sequence ATGACCTATCCCAATACGCTGATTTTCGTTGATCTGACCTCCGATGATCCCGAAGCCACCGGCCAGTTTTATGCCGAGGTGTTCGGCTGGACCAATGAAGGCCGCCCGGCGGGCGTCTATCATCGCCTCGTTCCAGGCGAGAATTTTAAGAACAAGGACGGCAGTCAGAGCCAGATAGGCAATCTGCATATCGGCATATTCAACGCCAACAATGCCCGACCCTACCCCACGCCTGAAGGCGCCGGCCCCAAGCCTCTGAGCCGCGGCACGCATAAGGCGCGCATCTGGGTGCTGGTGTCCGACGACGACACGCCGGAGCGCATTCTCGAAGCGGCAACAGCACGCGGCGCGACCATCATTTGGAAAAATCACTACTGGCATGAGTTCAACGGCTACAACTACGCTTTTGAAGACCCGTGGGGCAACGAAATCATCCTGTGGGGCAAGGCGGGCGAAAATCCGCAGATCCCGGATAACTACACCCGCGAATAA
- a CDS encoding DODA-type extradiol aromatic ring-opening family dioxygenase, translated as MPDTASPLTPTVQPTLFIPHGGGPCFFMDWSIMGEPADTWDKTAEWLRNLASTLPEKPKAIIVVSGHWEETVFTAATSPQPEMIFDYYGFPKHTYELNYSAPGSTPLAERIVQLLTEAGIPARTDAKRGFDHGVFIPFLVAFPDADIPVVPLSLKRNLDPAEHIAAGRALKSLREEGVLIVGSGMSYHNMHAFRTPSATAPSKAFDEWLTSSLAQDKSVREDALNHWSQGPAARNAHPREEHLLPLMIAAGAGEDDKGTRIFSDVVMQATISAFRFG; from the coding sequence ATGCCTGATACAGCCTCCCCCCTCACGCCCACAGTACAGCCCACCCTGTTCATTCCGCACGGCGGTGGGCCTTGCTTTTTTATGGACTGGTCCATCATGGGCGAGCCCGCTGACACCTGGGACAAGACCGCCGAGTGGCTGAGGAATCTTGCCTCCACCCTGCCAGAAAAGCCAAAAGCCATCATCGTTGTTTCCGGTCACTGGGAAGAGACTGTCTTCACCGCCGCCACCTCGCCTCAGCCGGAAATGATCTTCGACTATTACGGCTTCCCAAAGCACACATATGAGCTGAACTATTCCGCGCCAGGCTCTACCCCACTGGCCGAGCGCATCGTTCAGCTTCTGACAGAGGCGGGCATTCCCGCCAGAACCGATGCGAAGCGCGGCTTCGATCACGGTGTCTTCATTCCGTTTCTGGTAGCCTTTCCGGACGCCGACATTCCGGTCGTCCCCCTGTCGCTGAAGCGGAATCTCGATCCGGCGGAACATATCGCCGCCGGGCGCGCACTGAAGTCTTTGCGCGAAGAAGGCGTCCTGATCGTTGGCTCTGGCATGAGCTATCACAATATGCACGCTTTCCGCACGCCATCGGCCACTGCGCCGTCCAAAGCCTTTGATGAGTGGCTCACCTCGTCCCTCGCGCAGGACAAGTCTGTGCGCGAGGATGCGCTGAACCACTGGTCGCAGGGCCCCGCCGCGCGCAACGCCCATCCGCGTGAGGAGCACCTTCTGCCGCTAATGATCGCCGCTGGCGCAGGCGAAGACGACAAGGGGACACGCATCTTCTCCGACGTTGTCATGCAGGCGACCATTTCGGCCTTCCGGTTCGGCTAG
- a CDS encoding beta-glucosidase family protein, which yields MHKLARSLSYARAHTRALFLTVLMTGSALVSPAWADDAVKRAAEIEAQMTLDERIAMVNGTWPVPWVTRTRDNPQPEDAIPAAGYVPGVKRLNIPPLFETDASLGVTNPSDVRPGDHATALPSALSTAASFNPKLAYDGGAIIASEARAKGFNVLLTGGVNLARDPRNGRNFEYFGEDVWLSALMAGEAIRGAQSQKIIATIKHFAVNDSETNRDWSNSVIGEQAMRETDLLAFQIAIERGKPLSVMCGYNLVNGHYACGNDHLLNTVLKGDWGYTGFVMSDWGAVKATDFAVKGLDQQAAKELDAQPWFGAPLKAAIETGDVPASRLSDMVRRILYAQIASGIFDSPPHKTDIDYAAHARISRAAAEEGMVLLKNSGDLLPLGREARTILVIGDYVEKGVLSGGGSSNVTAVSGQPGVPMSGETLFAQYVKEQYHPSAPLAAIRARAPQATVLFDNGRNTAEAARKAVQADLVIVFGNQWMTESLDAPNLDLPRGQDAMISAVASANPKTVVVLQTGGPVTMPWLSKVPAVLQAWYSGAQGGEVIADILFGDVNPSGHLPMTFPVSLGQTPRPNLPGIDLPEKVQFDVVYHEGADIGYRWFKRTKQTPLFPFGFGLSYTTFSYSDLKLSGGDQLRLSFKVTNTGQRPGKAVPQVYLTQTPDGATQRLIGFDKVDLKPGETRTLTLVADLRIVGQFDTQSPGWVIKRGVYDVALGHSAADLIETGSVRLETRRLKP from the coding sequence ATGCACAAACTTGCGAGAAGTCTATCGTATGCGCGGGCCCATACCCGCGCTCTTTTTCTCACCGTCCTGATGACCGGCTCGGCGCTCGTTTCACCCGCTTGGGCCGACGACGCCGTCAAACGCGCCGCCGAGATAGAGGCACAGATGACGCTGGACGAGCGCATCGCCATGGTCAACGGCACGTGGCCTGTGCCGTGGGTTACGCGCACTCGCGACAATCCGCAGCCCGAAGACGCCATCCCCGCCGCCGGTTATGTGCCGGGCGTCAAGCGCCTCAATATTCCACCCCTGTTCGAAACCGATGCGTCTCTGGGCGTGACCAATCCGTCGGATGTTCGCCCCGGCGACCACGCTACGGCCCTGCCCTCAGCATTGAGCACCGCCGCAAGCTTCAACCCGAAACTGGCTTATGACGGCGGCGCGATAATCGCCTCGGAAGCGCGCGCCAAAGGCTTCAACGTCCTGCTGACCGGCGGGGTCAATCTGGCCCGCGATCCGCGCAACGGGCGGAATTTCGAATATTTCGGCGAAGACGTCTGGCTGTCGGCCCTGATGGCCGGCGAAGCCATCCGCGGCGCGCAGTCGCAAAAGATTATCGCCACGATCAAGCATTTCGCCGTCAACGACTCCGAGACCAACCGCGACTGGTCAAACAGCGTCATCGGCGAACAGGCCATGCGCGAAACCGACCTGCTGGCCTTTCAGATCGCCATCGAACGCGGCAAGCCGTTGTCGGTCATGTGCGGCTACAACCTCGTCAACGGTCACTATGCGTGCGGCAACGACCATCTGCTCAATACAGTACTAAAAGGCGACTGGGGCTATACAGGCTTCGTCATGTCCGACTGGGGCGCGGTCAAGGCGACCGATTTTGCGGTCAAAGGCCTCGATCAGCAGGCGGCCAAGGAGTTGGATGCCCAGCCATGGTTCGGTGCCCCGCTGAAGGCCGCCATCGAGACCGGCGACGTTCCCGCGTCGCGCCTGTCGGACATGGTGCGTCGCATTCTGTATGCGCAGATTGCCTCTGGCATCTTCGATAGTCCGCCGCACAAGACAGACATCGATTACGCCGCCCATGCCCGCATCAGCCGTGCCGCCGCCGAAGAGGGCATGGTCCTGCTCAAGAACAGCGGCGATCTCCTGCCGCTGGGGCGTGAGGCACGCACTATCCTCGTTATCGGCGACTACGTCGAAAAAGGCGTTCTGTCCGGCGGCGGCTCGTCAAATGTTACTGCCGTATCGGGTCAACCGGGCGTGCCTATGAGCGGCGAAACCCTGTTCGCGCAGTATGTGAAAGAACAGTATCACCCCTCCGCGCCGCTGGCCGCCATTCGTGCCCGCGCGCCTCAGGCCACCGTCCTGTTCGACAATGGACGCAACACTGCCGAGGCCGCGCGCAAGGCGGTACAAGCCGACCTCGTCATCGTATTCGGCAACCAGTGGATGACGGAATCGCTCGACGCCCCGAACCTCGACCTGCCGCGTGGTCAGGACGCCATGATCAGTGCCGTCGCTTCGGCCAACCCTAAAACCGTGGTTGTGCTACAAACCGGCGGTCCGGTCACCATGCCCTGGCTGAGTAAGGTACCCGCCGTTCTTCAGGCTTGGTATTCCGGCGCGCAAGGCGGTGAAGTAATTGCCGATATTCTCTTCGGTGACGTCAATCCATCGGGCCACCTGCCGATGACGTTCCCGGTCAGCCTCGGCCAAACCCCGCGTCCGAACCTGCCCGGCATCGACCTGCCGGAAAAGGTCCAGTTCGACGTCGTCTATCATGAGGGCGCCGATATCGGTTACCGCTGGTTCAAACGCACGAAACAGACGCCGCTGTTCCCGTTCGGCTTCGGCCTCAGCTATACGACGTTCAGTTACAGCGACCTGAAACTGAGCGGCGGCGATCAATTGCGCTTGAGCTTCAAAGTCACCAATACCGGCCAACGTCCCGGCAAGGCCGTGCCGCAGGTCTATCTGACCCAGACTCCAGACGGGGCCACCCAGCGTCTGATCGGCTTCGACAAGGTCGATTTGAAACCGGGCGAAACGCGCACCCTCACCCTGGTCGCCGATCTCCGCATTGTGGGTCAGTTCGACACGCAAAGTCCCGGCTGGGTCATCAAGCGCGGCGTCTACGATGTGGCGCTGGGGCACTCGGCCGCCGACCTCATTGAGACGGGTTCGGTCAGGTTAGAAACCCGGCGTCTGAAGCCCTGA
- a CDS encoding MFS transporter, giving the protein MTIETKDNRKTALGVVVACTIGNMVCLTATVSSVFGVFLVPISESFDWQRSQVTAVLGIISLVSIVAFPLVGRIMDKYGGRKVLLIGNILFALSVAAISQVNNNLLHFYLLFALIGLAGAIPSTAMFSKVVSEWFDKSRGLMLGISAGLGNGIGATFMPIVAALLLSAIGWQMSFAVIGFIIFAVGFPATFFLLKNAPRPVVEDPAPRADKYQPNAPSVSLEGLTLSQAAKTPVFWLIIASLGLGAGCLTAVFSHVIPVLTDRKIDMGLATTVMVVLALVTSVWQIVVGLLLDRIKSPRVTAPFFVIAAGGLWLLEAAQNTPMLLLAGALLGIGLGTAFGALPYYISRYFGLKAYGLITGVIYAVVMLAQGLTPFLMDVWFDHYKAYAGSILIIEVCLVIVAALIMLFPPYRMKVSAAEVASVNHGGL; this is encoded by the coding sequence ATGACGATCGAAACCAAGGACAATCGCAAAACGGCGCTGGGCGTTGTGGTCGCCTGCACCATAGGTAACATGGTCTGCCTGACCGCTACGGTCAGCTCTGTGTTCGGCGTCTTTCTGGTGCCGATCTCTGAAAGCTTTGACTGGCAGCGCTCGCAGGTCACCGCCGTACTGGGGATCATTTCGCTAGTCAGCATCGTCGCCTTTCCGTTGGTCGGGCGCATTATGGACAAGTACGGCGGGCGCAAGGTGCTGCTCATCGGTAACATCCTGTTCGCCCTAAGCGTCGCGGCTATCAGTCAGGTCAATAACAATCTGCTGCATTTCTATCTGTTGTTCGCCCTGATAGGCTTAGCCGGGGCCATTCCGTCTACGGCCATGTTCTCGAAGGTCGTTTCGGAGTGGTTCGACAAGAGCCGCGGCCTGATGCTGGGGATTTCGGCGGGGCTGGGCAACGGTATCGGTGCGACCTTCATGCCGATTGTTGCGGCCCTGCTGCTGAGCGCCATCGGCTGGCAGATGAGCTTTGCGGTCATCGGCTTCATCATATTCGCCGTCGGTTTTCCAGCAACCTTCTTCCTGCTTAAAAACGCACCGCGTCCGGTTGTCGAGGATCCAGCACCGCGCGCTGATAAATATCAGCCCAATGCCCCGTCGGTGAGCCTCGAGGGCCTGACCCTGAGCCAGGCGGCGAAAACACCGGTCTTCTGGCTGATTATTGCCAGCCTCGGTCTGGGGGCCGGGTGTCTGACGGCGGTATTTTCGCACGTCATCCCCGTACTGACCGACCGTAAGATCGATATGGGGCTGGCGACGACCGTGATGGTTGTGCTGGCGCTCGTCACCTCGGTTTGGCAGATCGTCGTCGGTTTACTGCTCGACCGGATCAAGTCGCCCCGCGTCACCGCGCCGTTCTTCGTTATCGCCGCCGGGGGGCTGTGGTTGTTGGAAGCGGCACAGAACACGCCCATGCTGCTGCTGGCGGGTGCCTTGCTGGGGATTGGGCTTGGCACGGCGTTCGGGGCCTTGCCCTACTATATTTCGCGCTATTTCGGCCTTAAGGCGTATGGCCTGATCACCGGCGTCATCTATGCGGTGGTCATGCTGGCTCAGGGCCTGACGCCGTTCCTGATGGATGTCTGGTTCGACCATTACAAGGCCTATGCCGGGTCGATCCTGATCATCGAAGTCTGTCTGGTGATCGTCGCGGCGCTGATTATGCTCTTCCCGCCGTACCGCATGAAAGTCTCGGCTGCCGAGGTGGCCA